The genomic interval TTTTGGACGAGCGCGCGGAAGTCGACTGGCCGCTTCTGGATTTCAATGAGCTGCAATCCCTGTTGAATCTGGTATCTCACGGTTTTCATCTTCGCGGATATCGTTGAGAAGAGCTTAACCAAGCTCGTAAACTGCTGCCTTCGAGTACCCGCCGAAGTCGCATACATCACTTGGTAATTGCTCGAATCAAGATGAGTGATCCGAATGATTCCTTTTCCTAAGCTGCCGCGAACAGGTTTGAGAAAGACGCTGCTGTACCGAGAGCACATTGATTTCAGCATCGTATAGTTGCGCAGCAGATGCGACTCAGGCAAATAGCGAACCAAGCTTTCATCTTTCTTAAGCGCATCGAAAACCTCGGTTTTATCCAAAAACTTTTCATTGAAAACGGTAGTCTGATGGTGCTGTTTTACTTCTTTCATGAAATGTTGTACGCTGGGTCTGTTCTCCAATTTTCGTGAGGTAAGACGGTTATTAACGACGTCAGGAACGGGCATCGAGAGCTTCCGCCAGCCGTCGGAATAGATCCAGCCATCAATGTTGTCGATACTTGTGCCGATCTGATTAGGTGTGAAAAAATAAACGTACGCGCCTTGCGCTGTACAGGCTTCAACAAGCTCCCTGCAAAACATAGTAATGGAACCAAAGGGTTTATCCGGCATATGCGGATAATCTCGGCTAATGAGAACGCCGATTAAAGGCCCAAAAACGAGTGTGGCAGTGC from Paenibacillus sp. FSL K6-3182 carries:
- a CDS encoding YheC/YheD family protein; translation: MLKSKVAVQVISSGMLPEDTLMLGEAQVKQWKIPQGQHILVKFGAFRQHVKVIPVAKYDGMRISQSLARQMGLTNGTSIRLQYKASTATLVFGPLIGVLISRDYPHMPDKPFGSITMFCRELVEACTAQGAYVYFFTPNQIGTSIDNIDGWIYSDGWRKLSMPVPDVVNNRLTSRKLENRPSVQHFMKEVKQHHQTTVFNEKFLDKTEVFDALKKDESLVRYLPESHLLRNYTMLKSMCSRYSSVFLKPVRGSLGKGIIRITHLDSSNYQVMYATSAGTRRQQFTSLVKLFSTISAKMKTVRYQIQQGLQLIEIQKRPVDFRALVQKNSSGKWTITSIVARTAGTHHFVSNLARGGTLSTVGEAVAKSNLQAGVSRQEAAQRLQQAALNIARGVDAQIPAHFGELGIDLAMDTAGRVWLLEVNSKPSKNDNTPLNDNKIRPSVRMMIQYSRFLAGF